The Flavobacteriales bacterium genome contains the following window.
CGATAGTTGGTTTGTTTGTAAGGATACAAACAAAGGCTGATGGTTGTGTGGTATTTTATTTATTCATTTTAATTTCTATTATTGTATTCCATTTTCGTTGTGCAATGGTGTCGGAACCGTGAATAGTCATTGAATCATATTGTTGTTGAAAAACACTCTCCATTTTAAAAAAATACTCTAATATCTTCTCTATCTTCTCAGGACCCTCTCCCCATTCTCTATTAATGCTATCGACGGCTTCTCTTTTAAATGCTTCTTTTAAATTAAAATGACCTTGTTCGTGCTCTAATAATAAATAATCATAAATAGTATTAGAACTCTTTTTCCAAGAGCTATCAGGGATAACAACCGCTAAAAGAATCGCTGGAGGGTAATTGAATAATTTATTTGTTTTCCATCTATAATCTGTAGATATTAAGGCACTATAAGGAGAATTATTATCTGGCTTACCTTTAAAAAATTCCCATGTAATATTAGGAGTCCATGTTCTATTATTATCGTTAAAATATTTTAAAATTGTACTGTCTGGAGTTAATAATAAACCGAAATTAATTATTATAAGAAAAATACTAGTTGTTTTAATTTTTTCCCCGACATCATTTTTTACAGGGTTTAAATAGCTAATTACTCCAGAAATGATTAGGAAAATATTTATTAATACATTGTAATATACATATGATATTTTTAATGTAATTAAGATAAAAAGTAGGGATATTATGATTGAGTATATTGCGGTTTTATATTCAGATTTTGCTATGTAAATAATACATTTAATAAGATGATAAAATCCGAATAAAAATGGAATCAATATTAGTACAGTATGTTTGCCTGGCCAATTTAGTATGCCCAACAGAACATGTAACCCTAGAGTAATAAATAGAAATAGAATGATATGTATAATTCCTTTTTGATTCATTCTAATACTACTGAAGTATATATTACTATCAAATCTAATCAAAAATGTTTTAAAACTACTTCGATTTTTTCCTAGCTCTAATGTTAATTACTTCTACCACTAACGAGAAGAACACTGCAAAATAAATGTAGCCTTTTGGTACATGGGTATGAACCGCTTCAACTACCAACATAAAACCAATTAATATTAAAAACGAAAGTGCCAATATTTGTAAGGTTTGGTGTTTGTTTACAAAATCGCTAATGGCTTTAGCAAAAAGCATCATTACTATAATGGATAAGAAAACAGCAATAATCATTAAAACAATTTCGTCGGTTAAACCCACAGCAGTTAATATAGAATCGAACGAGAAAATGATGTCTAATAAAACAATTTGAACAATGGCATTACTAAATGCTTTAGGTTTTTTCACTTCCATTTCGTGCTCGTCGCCTTCCATTTTGTGGTGTATTTCGGAGGTGCTTTTTGCAATTAAAAACAATCCGCCTACAGCTAAAATAATATCTCTCCAACTTAGTTTAAAGTCGTAAATGGTTAAAACGGGGTCGGTTAAACCTATTAGCCACGAAATTCCCAAAAGCAAAATAATTCGAACCACTAAAGCTAATGATAAACCAATTATACGAGCTTTTGGCTGGTCTTCTTTAGGTAGTTTACCCGCAACTATAGAGATAAATATAATGTTGTCTATTCCTAAAACAATTTCTAAAAATGTTAGGGTTAATAACGCAATCCAAGTATCGAGCGATAAAAATAATTCCATTTTATGTATTAGCCGTTAAGTGCAACAACTTCTTTTACTTCAGGTAACATGCTTTTTAGCAACGATTCGATACCATGTTTAAGTGTAACCGTAGATGAAGGACAACCACTGCAAGAACCTTTTAAAATTACTTTTACCACACCATCAACATACGAGTCGAACTCTATTGCTCCGCCATCATTTTCAACAGCTGGTTTAATGTATTCTTCTAAAATTTCTACAATTTTAAGTTCAAAATCGCTCAAATCTTTACTAGAAATGTTTTCACTTGCTTTGTTTCCTGTTGGTTGAGTATCCTCGGTAGTTTCTTGGTCTAAAAAATCTTGGTTAATGGCAACAGCATTTTCTGTGTTCATAAAGCCACTAATAAAATCACGCAATTCCATCATAATGTCTTGCCATTCAATTGCGTCGCTTTTGGTAATGGTTACATAGTTGGCTGAAATAAATACGCCATTCACAAAAGGAAAATTGAATAGTTTCTCAGCCAAAGGAGAAGGGCTTCCGATTCGTTGAGTAGCCAAAAATTCGTAAGACTTACCGTTTAACACCAACCATCTGTTAGAAACAAATTTCATGGTGTTTGGGTTTGGGGTCATTTCAGCGTAAAAAGTATATGGCGATTTTGTTTGTTCCATGGGTTATTTTTATTGTAAAATTAAGCAAGAAATTGGTTTAAAAACAAAAGGCTATCGATTTCGATAGCCTTTTATATATTTATTGTCTAGAATAATTACTCAGCTAAAACAATGATTTTGTTATTGCTCATTTCAATAACGCCACCTTTCACATCAAAAAACAATTCTTTGTCGTTTTGCACAACTTTAATAGTACCTGCTTTTAATGTAGAGATAATTGGAGCATGGTTTTCTAAAATACCAAACGAGCCATCAGAACCTGGTAAGTTAACTAAGCTAACTTCGCCTGAGTAGATGTTTTTTTCTGGGGTAATAATTTCTAAGTGCATCTTTTTAGTTATTTGTCATTGATTACTTCTGCCTTCGGACTTCCAGCTTTCTATACTTCAGCCAACATTTTTTTACCTTTTTCAATAGCTTCTTCAATAGAACCTACAAGGTTAAATGCAGCTTCAGGATATTCATCTACTTTACCATCTAAAATCATGTTAAATCCTTTGATTGTATCTTCAATAGAAACCAATACTCCTTTTAAACCTGTAAATTGTTCTGCTACGTGGAATGGTTGTGACAAGAAACGTTGTACACGTCTAGCTCTGTGAACCACCAATTTATCATCTTCCGATAATTCGTCCATACCCAAAATAGCAATAATATCTTGTAATTGTTTGTATCGTTGTAAAGTTTCTTTAACTCGTTGAGCTGTTTCATAGTGTTCTTTACCAACAATATCAGCAGTTAAAATTCTAGAAGTAGAATCTAACGGGTC
Protein-coding sequences here:
- a CDS encoding NifU family protein: MEQTKSPYTFYAEMTPNPNTMKFVSNRWLVLNGKSYEFLATQRIGSPSPLAEKLFNFPFVNGVFISANYVTITKSDAIEWQDIMMELRDFISGFMNTENAVAINQDFLDQETTEDTQPTGNKASENISSKDLSDFELKIVEILEEYIKPAVENDGGAIEFDSYVDGVVKVILKGSCSGCPSSTVTLKHGIESLLKSMLPEVKEVVALNG
- a CDS encoding TerC family protein; amino-acid sequence: MELFLSLDTWIALLTLTFLEIVLGIDNIIFISIVAGKLPKEDQPKARIIGLSLALVVRIILLLGISWLIGLTDPVLTIYDFKLSWRDIILAVGGLFLIAKSTSEIHHKMEGDEHEMEVKKPKAFSNAIVQIVLLDIIFSFDSILTAVGLTDEIVLMIIAVFLSIIVMMLFAKAISDFVNKHQTLQILALSFLILIGFMLVVEAVHTHVPKGYIYFAVFFSLVVEVINIRARKKSK
- the atpC gene encoding ATP synthase F1 subunit epsilon, which encodes MHLEIITPEKNIYSGEVSLVNLPGSDGSFGILENHAPIISTLKAGTIKVVQNDKELFFDVKGGVIEMSNNKIIVLAE